One genomic segment of Ctenopharyngodon idella isolate HZGC_01 chromosome 7, HZGC01, whole genome shotgun sequence includes these proteins:
- the calca gene encoding calcitonin/calcitonin-related polypeptide, alpha, whose translation MVMLKISAFLVAYALIICQMYSSNAAPARPALESSPDRTTLTDYEARRLLHAIVKEFMQMTAEDMEQQATEENSLGRPVSKRCSSLSTCVLGKLSQELHKLQTYPRTNVGAGTPGKKRSLEESDVLAGYGEALNRV comes from the exons ATGGTTATGTTGAAGATCTCCGCTTTCCTTGTTGCCTACGCTCTGATTATTTGCCAGATGTACAGCTCTAATGCAGCTCCTGCCAG GCCTGCACTGGAATCATCACCAGATCGAACTACGCTTACCGACTACGAAGCGAGAAGATTGCTTCACGCAATTGTCAAAGAATTCATGCAGATGACCGCAGAGGACATGGAACAACAAGCTACTGAGGAAAACAG CCTGGGTAGACCCGTGTCCAAGCGCTGCTCCAGCCTCAGCACTTGCGTGCTGGGGAAACTGTCCCAGGAGCTGCACAAACTGCAGACGTATCCACGCACCAATGTAGGAGCGGGTACACCGGGCAAGAAGCGCAGCCTGGAAGAGAGTGATGTGTTGGCTGGCTACGGAGAGGCGCTCAATCGTGTCTAA
- the LOC127515288 gene encoding vitamin D 25-hydroxylase isoform X2, protein MLLKQRRPRGFPPGPTPLPMIGNILSLATEPHVYMKRQSDIHGQIFSLDLGGISTVILNGYDAIKECLYHQSEVFADRPSLPLFQKMTKMGGLLNCKYGRGWIEHHKLAVNCFRYFGSGQRMFERISEECLFFLDAIDQHQGKPFNPKHLVTNAVSNITNLIIFGQRFTYDDGDFQHMIEIFSENVELAASGWAFLYNAFPWMEYLPFGKHQKLFRNANKVYDFLLQIIKRFSQGRIPQSPQHYIDAYLDEMEQSATDKATSFSQDNLIFSVGELIIAGTETTTNCLRWAMLYMALYPRIQEKVQMEIDCILNGRPPALEDKQRMPYVEAVLHEVLRLCNVVPLGIFRATSQDAVVRGYTIPRGTMVITNLYSVHFDEKYWSDPSIFCPERFLDCNGKFVRHEAFLPFSIGKRHCLGEQLARLEMFLFFTTLLQRFHLQFPEGFIPSLSPKLGMTLQPRPYAICAIRRQQ, encoded by the exons ATG CTCTTAAAGCAGCGGAGACCCCGAGGGTTTCCCCCTGGACCGACACCTTTACCCATGATAGGGAATATTCTGTCCCTAGCCACCGAGCCTCACGTCTACATGAAGAGGCAGAGTGATATCCACGGACAG ATTTTCAGTCTAGACCTGGGAGGAATCTCGACTGTTATTCTAAATGGTTATGATGCCATTAAAGAGTGCCTGTATCACCAAAGTGAGGTTTTTGCTGACCGTCCATCCCTCCCTTTATTTCAAAAGATGACAAAAATGGGAG GACTTCTGAACTGCAAATATGGTCGAGGCTGGATTGAACACCACAAACTGGCTGTGAACTGCTTCCGCTACTTTGGCAGTGGTCAGCGAATGTTTGAGAGGATTTCTGAGGAGTGCCTGTTTTTTCTGGATGCCATTGACCAGCACCAGGGGAAGCCCTTTAACCCTAAGCATCTCGTTACCAATGCCGTCTCCAACATCACCAACCTCATTATCTTCGGGCAGCGTTTCACCTATGATGATGGTGATTTTCAGCACATGATTGAGATCTTCAGTGAGAATGTGGAGCTGGCAGCCAGTGGCTGGGCTTTCTTGTACAACGCCTTCCCCTGGATGGAGTACCTGCCATTCGGGAAGCATCAAAAGCTGTTCCGCAATGCCAACAAGGTGTACGACTTCCTTCTGCAAATCATCAAGCGCTTCTCACAGGGCAGGATTCCCCAGTCGCCGCAACATTACATTGATGCCTACTTGGACGAAATGGAGCAGAGCGCCACCGATAAAGCTACATCTTTCTCTCAAGACAATCTCATTTTCTCTGTTGGAGAACTTATCATTGCGGGCACAGAGACCACCACAAATTGTCTGCGCTGGGCTATGTTATACATGGCTCTATATCCCAGGATACAAG AAAAGGTCCAAATGGAGATCGATTGCATCCTGAATGGCAGACCACCTGCTCTTGAAGACAAGCAGAGGATGCCATATGTGGAGGCAGTGCTGCATGAAGTCCTGCGCCTTTGCAATGTCGTCCCACTGGGCATCTTTCGCGCTACGTCTCAAGACGCGGTGGTGCGTGGCTACACTATCCCCAGGGGTACCATGGTCATCACTAACTTGTACTCGGTGCACTTTGACGAGAAGTACTGGAGCGACCCATCCATCTTCTGCCCAGAGCGGTTCCTTGACTGTAATGGCAAATTTGTCCGGCATGAAGCATTTCTCCCCTTCTCAATAG GTAAGCGGCACTGTCTGGGAGAGCAGTTGGCCAGACTGGAGATGTTCTTATTCTTCACCACATTGCTCCAGAGGTTTCACCTTCAGTTCCCAGAAGGCTTTATTCCAAGTCTCTCTCCAAAACTGGGCATGACCCTTCAGCCTCGGCCGTACGCCATATGTGCCATCAGGAGACAGCAGTAA
- the LOC127515288 gene encoding vitamin D 25-hydroxylase isoform X1, which produces MVSIKRLTSLFSLSWEQTLICLGSLFITLFIFLVIRQLLKQRRPRGFPPGPTPLPMIGNILSLATEPHVYMKRQSDIHGQIFSLDLGGISTVILNGYDAIKECLYHQSEVFADRPSLPLFQKMTKMGGLLNCKYGRGWIEHHKLAVNCFRYFGSGQRMFERISEECLFFLDAIDQHQGKPFNPKHLVTNAVSNITNLIIFGQRFTYDDGDFQHMIEIFSENVELAASGWAFLYNAFPWMEYLPFGKHQKLFRNANKVYDFLLQIIKRFSQGRIPQSPQHYIDAYLDEMEQSATDKATSFSQDNLIFSVGELIIAGTETTTNCLRWAMLYMALYPRIQEKVQMEIDCILNGRPPALEDKQRMPYVEAVLHEVLRLCNVVPLGIFRATSQDAVVRGYTIPRGTMVITNLYSVHFDEKYWSDPSIFCPERFLDCNGKFVRHEAFLPFSIGKRHCLGEQLARLEMFLFFTTLLQRFHLQFPEGFIPSLSPKLGMTLQPRPYAICAIRRQQ; this is translated from the exons ATGGTATCGATCAAACGGTTGACATCTCTGTTCTCTTTGTCTTGGGAGCAAACTCTCATATGTTTGGGCAGTTTGTTCATTACACTCTTCATTTTTCTGGTGATTCGCCAGCTCTTAAAGCAGCGGAGACCCCGAGGGTTTCCCCCTGGACCGACACCTTTACCCATGATAGGGAATATTCTGTCCCTAGCCACCGAGCCTCACGTCTACATGAAGAGGCAGAGTGATATCCACGGACAG ATTTTCAGTCTAGACCTGGGAGGAATCTCGACTGTTATTCTAAATGGTTATGATGCCATTAAAGAGTGCCTGTATCACCAAAGTGAGGTTTTTGCTGACCGTCCATCCCTCCCTTTATTTCAAAAGATGACAAAAATGGGAG GACTTCTGAACTGCAAATATGGTCGAGGCTGGATTGAACACCACAAACTGGCTGTGAACTGCTTCCGCTACTTTGGCAGTGGTCAGCGAATGTTTGAGAGGATTTCTGAGGAGTGCCTGTTTTTTCTGGATGCCATTGACCAGCACCAGGGGAAGCCCTTTAACCCTAAGCATCTCGTTACCAATGCCGTCTCCAACATCACCAACCTCATTATCTTCGGGCAGCGTTTCACCTATGATGATGGTGATTTTCAGCACATGATTGAGATCTTCAGTGAGAATGTGGAGCTGGCAGCCAGTGGCTGGGCTTTCTTGTACAACGCCTTCCCCTGGATGGAGTACCTGCCATTCGGGAAGCATCAAAAGCTGTTCCGCAATGCCAACAAGGTGTACGACTTCCTTCTGCAAATCATCAAGCGCTTCTCACAGGGCAGGATTCCCCAGTCGCCGCAACATTACATTGATGCCTACTTGGACGAAATGGAGCAGAGCGCCACCGATAAAGCTACATCTTTCTCTCAAGACAATCTCATTTTCTCTGTTGGAGAACTTATCATTGCGGGCACAGAGACCACCACAAATTGTCTGCGCTGGGCTATGTTATACATGGCTCTATATCCCAGGATACAAG AAAAGGTCCAAATGGAGATCGATTGCATCCTGAATGGCAGACCACCTGCTCTTGAAGACAAGCAGAGGATGCCATATGTGGAGGCAGTGCTGCATGAAGTCCTGCGCCTTTGCAATGTCGTCCCACTGGGCATCTTTCGCGCTACGTCTCAAGACGCGGTGGTGCGTGGCTACACTATCCCCAGGGGTACCATGGTCATCACTAACTTGTACTCGGTGCACTTTGACGAGAAGTACTGGAGCGACCCATCCATCTTCTGCCCAGAGCGGTTCCTTGACTGTAATGGCAAATTTGTCCGGCATGAAGCATTTCTCCCCTTCTCAATAG GTAAGCGGCACTGTCTGGGAGAGCAGTTGGCCAGACTGGAGATGTTCTTATTCTTCACCACATTGCTCCAGAGGTTTCACCTTCAGTTCCCAGAAGGCTTTATTCCAAGTCTCTCTCCAAAACTGGGCATGACCCTTCAGCCTCGGCCGTACGCCATATGTGCCATCAGGAGACAGCAGTAA
- the LOC127515288 gene encoding vitamin D 25-hydroxylase isoform X3 gives MIGNILSLATEPHVYMKRQSDIHGQIFSLDLGGISTVILNGYDAIKECLYHQSEVFADRPSLPLFQKMTKMGGLLNCKYGRGWIEHHKLAVNCFRYFGSGQRMFERISEECLFFLDAIDQHQGKPFNPKHLVTNAVSNITNLIIFGQRFTYDDGDFQHMIEIFSENVELAASGWAFLYNAFPWMEYLPFGKHQKLFRNANKVYDFLLQIIKRFSQGRIPQSPQHYIDAYLDEMEQSATDKATSFSQDNLIFSVGELIIAGTETTTNCLRWAMLYMALYPRIQEKVQMEIDCILNGRPPALEDKQRMPYVEAVLHEVLRLCNVVPLGIFRATSQDAVVRGYTIPRGTMVITNLYSVHFDEKYWSDPSIFCPERFLDCNGKFVRHEAFLPFSIGKRHCLGEQLARLEMFLFFTTLLQRFHLQFPEGFIPSLSPKLGMTLQPRPYAICAIRRQQ, from the exons ATGATAGGGAATATTCTGTCCCTAGCCACCGAGCCTCACGTCTACATGAAGAGGCAGAGTGATATCCACGGACAG ATTTTCAGTCTAGACCTGGGAGGAATCTCGACTGTTATTCTAAATGGTTATGATGCCATTAAAGAGTGCCTGTATCACCAAAGTGAGGTTTTTGCTGACCGTCCATCCCTCCCTTTATTTCAAAAGATGACAAAAATGGGAG GACTTCTGAACTGCAAATATGGTCGAGGCTGGATTGAACACCACAAACTGGCTGTGAACTGCTTCCGCTACTTTGGCAGTGGTCAGCGAATGTTTGAGAGGATTTCTGAGGAGTGCCTGTTTTTTCTGGATGCCATTGACCAGCACCAGGGGAAGCCCTTTAACCCTAAGCATCTCGTTACCAATGCCGTCTCCAACATCACCAACCTCATTATCTTCGGGCAGCGTTTCACCTATGATGATGGTGATTTTCAGCACATGATTGAGATCTTCAGTGAGAATGTGGAGCTGGCAGCCAGTGGCTGGGCTTTCTTGTACAACGCCTTCCCCTGGATGGAGTACCTGCCATTCGGGAAGCATCAAAAGCTGTTCCGCAATGCCAACAAGGTGTACGACTTCCTTCTGCAAATCATCAAGCGCTTCTCACAGGGCAGGATTCCCCAGTCGCCGCAACATTACATTGATGCCTACTTGGACGAAATGGAGCAGAGCGCCACCGATAAAGCTACATCTTTCTCTCAAGACAATCTCATTTTCTCTGTTGGAGAACTTATCATTGCGGGCACAGAGACCACCACAAATTGTCTGCGCTGGGCTATGTTATACATGGCTCTATATCCCAGGATACAAG AAAAGGTCCAAATGGAGATCGATTGCATCCTGAATGGCAGACCACCTGCTCTTGAAGACAAGCAGAGGATGCCATATGTGGAGGCAGTGCTGCATGAAGTCCTGCGCCTTTGCAATGTCGTCCCACTGGGCATCTTTCGCGCTACGTCTCAAGACGCGGTGGTGCGTGGCTACACTATCCCCAGGGGTACCATGGTCATCACTAACTTGTACTCGGTGCACTTTGACGAGAAGTACTGGAGCGACCCATCCATCTTCTGCCCAGAGCGGTTCCTTGACTGTAATGGCAAATTTGTCCGGCATGAAGCATTTCTCCCCTTCTCAATAG GTAAGCGGCACTGTCTGGGAGAGCAGTTGGCCAGACTGGAGATGTTCTTATTCTTCACCACATTGCTCCAGAGGTTTCACCTTCAGTTCCCAGAAGGCTTTATTCCAAGTCTCTCTCCAAAACTGGGCATGACCCTTCAGCCTCGGCCGTACGCCATATGTGCCATCAGGAGACAGCAGTAA
- the LOC127515288 gene encoding vitamin D 25-hydroxylase isoform X4: MTKMGGLLNCKYGRGWIEHHKLAVNCFRYFGSGQRMFERISEECLFFLDAIDQHQGKPFNPKHLVTNAVSNITNLIIFGQRFTYDDGDFQHMIEIFSENVELAASGWAFLYNAFPWMEYLPFGKHQKLFRNANKVYDFLLQIIKRFSQGRIPQSPQHYIDAYLDEMEQSATDKATSFSQDNLIFSVGELIIAGTETTTNCLRWAMLYMALYPRIQEKVQMEIDCILNGRPPALEDKQRMPYVEAVLHEVLRLCNVVPLGIFRATSQDAVVRGYTIPRGTMVITNLYSVHFDEKYWSDPSIFCPERFLDCNGKFVRHEAFLPFSIGKRHCLGEQLARLEMFLFFTTLLQRFHLQFPEGFIPSLSPKLGMTLQPRPYAICAIRRQQ, encoded by the exons ATGACAAAAATGGGAG GACTTCTGAACTGCAAATATGGTCGAGGCTGGATTGAACACCACAAACTGGCTGTGAACTGCTTCCGCTACTTTGGCAGTGGTCAGCGAATGTTTGAGAGGATTTCTGAGGAGTGCCTGTTTTTTCTGGATGCCATTGACCAGCACCAGGGGAAGCCCTTTAACCCTAAGCATCTCGTTACCAATGCCGTCTCCAACATCACCAACCTCATTATCTTCGGGCAGCGTTTCACCTATGATGATGGTGATTTTCAGCACATGATTGAGATCTTCAGTGAGAATGTGGAGCTGGCAGCCAGTGGCTGGGCTTTCTTGTACAACGCCTTCCCCTGGATGGAGTACCTGCCATTCGGGAAGCATCAAAAGCTGTTCCGCAATGCCAACAAGGTGTACGACTTCCTTCTGCAAATCATCAAGCGCTTCTCACAGGGCAGGATTCCCCAGTCGCCGCAACATTACATTGATGCCTACTTGGACGAAATGGAGCAGAGCGCCACCGATAAAGCTACATCTTTCTCTCAAGACAATCTCATTTTCTCTGTTGGAGAACTTATCATTGCGGGCACAGAGACCACCACAAATTGTCTGCGCTGGGCTATGTTATACATGGCTCTATATCCCAGGATACAAG AAAAGGTCCAAATGGAGATCGATTGCATCCTGAATGGCAGACCACCTGCTCTTGAAGACAAGCAGAGGATGCCATATGTGGAGGCAGTGCTGCATGAAGTCCTGCGCCTTTGCAATGTCGTCCCACTGGGCATCTTTCGCGCTACGTCTCAAGACGCGGTGGTGCGTGGCTACACTATCCCCAGGGGTACCATGGTCATCACTAACTTGTACTCGGTGCACTTTGACGAGAAGTACTGGAGCGACCCATCCATCTTCTGCCCAGAGCGGTTCCTTGACTGTAATGGCAAATTTGTCCGGCATGAAGCATTTCTCCCCTTCTCAATAG GTAAGCGGCACTGTCTGGGAGAGCAGTTGGCCAGACTGGAGATGTTCTTATTCTTCACCACATTGCTCCAGAGGTTTCACCTTCAGTTCCCAGAAGGCTTTATTCCAAGTCTCTCTCCAAAACTGGGCATGACCCTTCAGCCTCGGCCGTACGCCATATGTGCCATCAGGAGACAGCAGTAA